Proteins encoded within one genomic window of Acidicapsa ligni:
- a CDS encoding GlcG/HbpS family heme-binding protein — MITLKDAKRIIEAAEKKAVEIGQPMNIAVADAGGNLISHARMDGAWLGSIDISIKKAYTSRAFDIATKDLATHSQSGGQFFGIHASNDGKIMIFAGGIPLKVDGKVVGAIGVSGGSGDQDHAVAEAGAAAL; from the coding sequence ATGATCACACTGAAAGATGCAAAGCGCATTATTGAAGCCGCAGAAAAGAAGGCGGTAGAGATTGGCCAGCCGATGAACATTGCTGTTGCCGATGCCGGTGGCAACCTGATTTCACATGCGCGCATGGATGGCGCATGGCTGGGCAGCATCGATATTTCAATCAAGAAGGCTTACACTTCGCGCGCGTTTGATATTGCGACGAAGGACCTGGCGACGCACTCGCAGTCGGGCGGCCAGTTCTTTGGTATTCATGCTTCGAACGATGGCAAGATCATGATCTTTGCCGGCGGGATTCCGCTGAAGGTCGATGGCAAGGTTGTTGGTGCTATCGGTGTGAGTGGTGGTTCGGGCGATCAGGATCATGCTGTGGCTGAGGCTGGGGCTGCTGCGCTGTAG
- a CDS encoding transglycosylase domain-containing protein: MALKIRLPQSSRKQGLRSLLLRIVVVGVAVVAIVVCVVGGYYYYRYQGIVDERLKHPLFATTAKIYAAPREIRPGQKLTITSIANELRAAGYTTDGASKSSPLGSYDEGGSSVSVHPGPQSYHSQDGATIHFSDGKVESLIDDKGQSLSSYELEPLLITGLSEDANRTKRRLLTFDEIPSNLVQAVLAIEDRRFFEHSGVNYGSMAGWAWHDVVGDRKHRGGASTLTMQLAKLLFLSDNGTIKYKLIQIMVAFNLEHRFNKKQIFEMYANQINLGQQGSFAIDGFGEAAQAYFGKDVKQLSLSQCAMLAGIIQRPNYFNPYRHADRVIERRNLVLDSMVETGAITKEQAEHAKAESLHLSQQSVDASEAPYFVDLVREQLTQKLGERDFNREGLHIYTSLDPDLQRAASAAVDSTVHEIDERVERLHARRMKAGTASANDAVTYPQIALVALNPHTGQVLALVGGRNYGLSQLNHAVANRPTGSIFKPFVYATAFNTAVAGTMLPGHDGLFSPITMLSDEQSTYEVGDKEYTPRNFEGEYHDEVTARFALQRSLNNATISLASLVGFDQVAALARSAGVRSARGTPSVAIGSYAATPMDMAGAYTIFANGGLHIDPWLLDSVRSSSGDMITDYSPVSKQILDPRVAYLTTSLLQNVLSGVGTGAGVRSRGFYAPAAGKTGTSHDAWFAGYTSNLLCIVWVGNDDYTDIKIQGADAAAPIWGEFMKRAVALPQYSDTHDFNAPEGVQIVAIDKTSNLPVDSTCPDNSYNAAFLDGTVPQDTCGHQTDKRNFIQKIFGLGDKKPLQP, from the coding sequence ATGGCTCTAAAAATCCGGCTTCCACAATCGAGTAGAAAACAGGGATTGCGCAGCTTGCTGCTGCGAATCGTTGTTGTCGGCGTTGCGGTGGTGGCGATCGTTGTTTGTGTTGTGGGCGGCTATTACTACTACCGCTATCAAGGCATTGTGGATGAGCGGCTGAAGCATCCGCTGTTTGCGACGACGGCGAAGATTTATGCTGCTCCGCGTGAGATTCGCCCGGGGCAGAAGCTCACGATTACTTCGATTGCAAATGAGCTGCGTGCAGCGGGCTACACGACGGATGGCGCGTCCAAATCGTCGCCGCTTGGTTCGTACGATGAGGGTGGATCGAGCGTTTCTGTACACCCTGGGCCGCAGAGTTATCACTCGCAGGATGGCGCGACGATTCACTTCAGCGATGGCAAGGTCGAATCGCTGATTGATGACAAGGGGCAGAGCCTTTCGAGCTATGAGCTGGAGCCTCTGCTGATTACCGGATTGAGCGAAGATGCGAACCGCACCAAGCGCAGGCTGCTCACGTTCGATGAGATTCCATCCAACCTGGTGCAGGCAGTGCTGGCGATTGAAGATCGTCGCTTCTTTGAGCACAGCGGCGTCAACTATGGCAGCATGGCTGGCTGGGCGTGGCATGACGTGGTGGGGGATCGCAAGCATCGCGGCGGTGCTTCTACTCTCACGATGCAACTGGCGAAGCTGCTGTTCTTATCGGATAACGGCACGATCAAGTACAAGCTCATTCAGATCATGGTGGCGTTTAATCTTGAACATCGCTTCAACAAGAAGCAGATCTTTGAGATGTATGCGAACCAGATCAATCTTGGCCAGCAAGGCAGCTTTGCAATCGATGGTTTTGGCGAAGCGGCACAGGCTTATTTTGGCAAGGACGTGAAGCAGTTGAGCCTGTCGCAGTGCGCGATGCTGGCGGGCATTATTCAACGGCCGAATTACTTCAATCCATACAGGCATGCGGACCGCGTGATTGAGCGGCGCAACCTGGTGCTGGATTCGATGGTGGAAACGGGCGCGATCACGAAGGAACAGGCCGAACACGCGAAGGCGGAATCTCTGCATCTTTCGCAGCAGAGCGTGGATGCGAGCGAGGCTCCTTACTTTGTGGATCTGGTTCGCGAGCAACTTACTCAGAAGCTGGGTGAGCGGGACTTTAATCGCGAGGGCCTGCATATCTATACGTCGCTTGATCCGGACTTGCAGAGAGCAGCGAGTGCGGCGGTTGACAGCACAGTTCATGAGATTGATGAGCGTGTGGAGCGGCTGCATGCGAGGCGCATGAAGGCCGGTACTGCCAGTGCGAATGATGCTGTTACGTATCCGCAGATTGCGCTGGTGGCGCTTAATCCGCATACGGGACAGGTATTGGCGCTGGTGGGTGGACGCAACTATGGGTTGAGCCAGTTGAATCATGCGGTTGCAAATCGGCCTACTGGTTCTATCTTCAAACCGTTTGTGTATGCGACGGCATTCAATACGGCGGTTGCGGGTACGATGTTGCCGGGACACGATGGATTGTTTTCGCCGATCACGATGTTGAGCGATGAGCAGTCCACATACGAAGTTGGCGATAAGGAATATACACCGCGCAACTTTGAGGGTGAGTATCACGATGAAGTCACGGCGCGCTTTGCGTTGCAGCGGTCGCTGAATAACGCAACGATCAGCCTCGCTTCGCTGGTGGGCTTTGATCAGGTGGCGGCGTTGGCGCGTTCGGCTGGTGTGAGGAGTGCGCGTGGGACGCCTTCGGTGGCGATTGGTTCGTATGCTGCTACTCCGATGGATATGGCCGGAGCTTATACGATTTTTGCCAATGGCGGTCTGCATATCGATCCGTGGCTGCTGGACAGTGTGCGTAGTTCTTCAGGCGATATGATCACGGATTATTCGCCGGTATCGAAGCAGATCTTGGATCCGCGTGTTGCCTATCTGACAACGAGCCTGCTGCAGAATGTGTTGAGTGGTGTGGGCACGGGCGCGGGAGTACGCAGCCGCGGATTCTATGCTCCTGCGGCGGGCAAAACGGGTACGAGCCATGATGCGTGGTTTGCCGGATATACCAGCAATCTGCTGTGCATTGTGTGGGTGGGCAACGACGATTACACGGACATCAAGATCCAGGGTGCGGATGCGGCTGCGCCTATCTGGGGCGAGTTCATGAAGCGTGCGGTGGCGCTGCCACAGTATTCGGACACGCATGACTTCAATGCTCCGGAGGGCGTGCAGATTGTGGCTATCGACAAGACCTCGAATCTGCCTGTCGATAGTACTTGCCCGGACAATAGTTACAACGCGGCGTTCCTCGACGGTACGGTGCCGCAGGATACTTGCGGACACCAGACGGATAAGCGGAATTTTATTCAAAAAATCTTTGGGCTGGGCGACAAGAAACCGTTACAGCCATAG